A single window of Marinobacter sp. LA51 DNA harbors:
- a CDS encoding translation initiation factor eIF-2B, translating into MAKLDPAAQTLLDALHADHQSGATELAQKTLRELAEYVRMERPKRAKLSALVDTLRDARPSMVVIASAMTRVQEQLQADDSEPVAAIEAVHEELTVATDTLIDHARCQIPEGAVIMTHSASSVLERLFQRLMKEHVGFSVICTQSSPGHEGHQLASVLNKLGVPVTLITDAQMGVFVATADLVLTGCDSWLTDGHFVNKSGTRLLALAARERSVPFWVLADSFRDSTESSDRVVLEELPAEQLRAPKGQLITVRNIYFETIPHHLVTGRISEQGVFSYPAAPVQ; encoded by the coding sequence ATGGCCAAACTCGACCCTGCTGCCCAAACACTGCTTGATGCACTCCATGCCGATCACCAGTCGGGCGCTACCGAACTGGCGCAAAAAACCCTGCGCGAGCTGGCCGAGTATGTCCGCATGGAACGTCCCAAGCGTGCGAAGCTGAGCGCCCTGGTGGACACACTCAGGGACGCGAGGCCGAGCATGGTGGTCATCGCGAGCGCCATGACCCGGGTACAGGAGCAGTTACAGGCGGACGATAGTGAGCCGGTGGCAGCGATTGAAGCGGTGCATGAGGAGCTGACAGTCGCCACGGATACCCTCATCGACCATGCCCGCTGCCAGATTCCCGAAGGCGCCGTGATTATGACCCACAGCGCCAGCTCGGTACTGGAGCGGCTATTCCAGCGGCTGATGAAGGAGCATGTCGGGTTCTCGGTAATCTGCACCCAGAGCAGTCCCGGTCATGAAGGGCATCAGTTGGCCAGCGTGCTGAACAAGCTCGGCGTTCCGGTGACCCTGATCACCGATGCCCAGATGGGCGTGTTCGTCGCCACCGCAGATCTGGTGCTGACCGGTTGCGACAGCTGGCTGACCGATGGTCATTTCGTCAACAAGAGCGGTACCCGCTTACTGGCGTTGGCAGCCCGGGAACGCAGCGTGCCGTTCTGGGTTCTGGCCGACAGCTTTCGGGACAGCACCGAGAGCAGCGATCGGGTAGTGCTGGAAGAGCTGCCAGCGGAGCAGCTGCGCGCCCCCAAAGGCCAGTTGATCACCGTGCGCAACATCTACTTCGAGACCATTCCGCACCATCTGGTGACCGGACGAATCAGCGAACAGGGCGTTTTTTCGTACCCTGCTGCGCCTGTGCAGTGA
- a CDS encoding fatty acid cis/trans isomerase, translated as MGLILLSGCAETVAPPQTQALPTPTQTPVSFNEDVRPILETKCLACHSCFDAPCQLKMEYSDGLIRGAHPQGVYNGTRLNKQTTTRLGIDADTEQQWRDLGFYSVLARGDQTRSLFENMIRLGKRHAFAPNSKLPDDIELGLARSNQCVSNDNFADYADDHPYEGMPLAVAGLSDDEYATLTGWLSQGGAISPLILETSAQEQSHIDRWEGWLNDESRRQQLVSRWLYEHLYLAHLYFEDAGADTRFFELVRSHTPPGQPIDIIATRRPNDAPNGPLYYRVRPVAGSIVHKRHITFAFGSDAFERTRSLFEATNWQVESLPDYSRASRANPFATFAAIPARARYQFMLDNAEYFTRTFIRGPVCRGQIATDVIRDHFWTVFHDPDDDLFITDADYRESVTPLLALPGQDDDLLDLGDNWSLYRNKRNRYTELRNQAYRNSYPDGAALDHIWDGDGNNTNALLTIFRHHDNASVQRGLIGQVPLTSWWMDYPLFERTYYELVVNFDVFGTIAHQAQTRLYFDLIRNGGEQNYLRLIPPGERNRVLERWYQGAGNLKLDFSYAEMENTAPSQVPFATSAYNEELGARLLLNFHQLNAERDDPINRCGGKECGRKNEAPWIQQADRQLSTLAATRAEFLPAIRYLPNVTFVRVWTEQGERTVYTLIRDRAHESVAFLFNEDLRYQPEDDQLTIYPGIIGSYPNFIFDVPASQLKLFTERMAALTIDQQDKFDRLVSLWGVRRTHPRFWETLQDITQWQREHQPLQAGIFDINRYKNL; from the coding sequence CTGGGGTTGATTCTACTCAGTGGCTGCGCGGAAACAGTGGCCCCACCACAAACCCAGGCGCTGCCGACGCCCACCCAGACCCCGGTCAGCTTCAACGAAGACGTCCGGCCGATCCTGGAAACCAAATGCCTGGCCTGCCACAGCTGTTTCGATGCCCCCTGTCAGCTGAAAATGGAATACTCTGACGGCCTGATTCGTGGCGCCCACCCGCAAGGCGTGTACAACGGTACCCGACTGAACAAACAGACCACCACCCGCCTCGGTATCGACGCCGACACCGAACAACAGTGGCGGGACCTGGGCTTCTACTCGGTGCTGGCCCGGGGTGACCAGACCCGCAGCCTGTTCGAGAACATGATTCGCCTGGGCAAGCGCCATGCCTTTGCCCCCAACAGCAAGCTGCCTGACGACATTGAGTTGGGCCTGGCCCGGAGCAACCAGTGTGTCAGCAACGACAACTTTGCCGACTACGCCGACGACCATCCCTATGAGGGCATGCCCCTGGCAGTCGCCGGCCTGAGCGACGACGAATACGCCACGCTGACCGGCTGGCTCAGTCAGGGTGGCGCCATCAGCCCGCTGATTCTGGAAACCAGCGCTCAGGAACAGAGCCACATCGACCGTTGGGAAGGCTGGCTTAACGACGAGTCACGGCGCCAACAGCTGGTCAGCCGCTGGCTGTACGAGCACCTGTACCTGGCGCACCTGTACTTCGAGGATGCCGGCGCCGACACCCGGTTCTTCGAGCTGGTGCGCTCGCACACCCCACCGGGGCAGCCGATCGACATTATTGCCACCCGCCGGCCCAACGACGCGCCCAATGGCCCGCTGTACTACCGGGTCAGACCGGTGGCCGGCAGCATCGTGCACAAACGCCACATCACCTTCGCCTTTGGATCCGACGCCTTCGAGCGCACCCGCAGCCTGTTCGAAGCCACCAACTGGCAGGTGGAAAGCCTGCCCGACTACAGCCGGGCCAGCCGCGCCAATCCGTTTGCCACCTTCGCCGCGATACCGGCCCGTGCCCGCTACCAGTTCATGCTGGACAACGCCGAGTACTTTACCCGCACCTTCATCCGTGGCCCGGTGTGCCGGGGCCAGATCGCCACCGACGTTATCCGCGATCACTTCTGGACGGTGTTCCACGATCCCGACGATGACCTGTTCATCACCGACGCCGACTACCGGGAATCGGTGACGCCTTTGCTAGCACTGCCGGGCCAGGATGACGACCTGCTCGATCTGGGTGACAACTGGAGTCTGTACCGGAATAAACGCAACCGCTACACCGAGCTGCGCAACCAGGCCTACCGCAACAGCTATCCTGACGGTGCCGCCCTGGACCACATCTGGGACGGCGATGGCAACAACACCAACGCCCTGCTGACCATCTTCCGGCATCACGACAATGCCTCCGTCCAGCGCGGCCTGATCGGCCAGGTTCCGCTGACCAGCTGGTGGATGGATTACCCGCTGTTCGAGCGCACCTATTACGAACTGGTGGTGAACTTTGATGTGTTCGGCACGATCGCCCATCAGGCTCAGACTCGCCTGTACTTCGATCTGATCCGTAATGGCGGCGAGCAGAATTACCTGCGACTGATTCCCCCGGGTGAACGCAATCGGGTGCTGGAACGCTGGTACCAGGGTGCGGGCAATCTAAAGCTTGATTTCAGCTACGCGGAGATGGAGAACACCGCGCCGTCCCAGGTGCCCTTCGCCACGAGTGCCTATAACGAAGAACTGGGCGCCCGCCTGCTGCTGAATTTTCACCAGCTCAACGCCGAACGGGACGACCCGATTAACCGCTGCGGGGGCAAAGAGTGCGGGCGTAAAAACGAGGCGCCGTGGATTCAGCAGGCCGATCGCCAGCTCTCCACCCTGGCCGCCACCCGCGCCGAGTTCCTGCCGGCCATTCGCTACCTGCCCAACGTCACCTTCGTGCGGGTCTGGACAGAGCAGGGCGAGCGCACGGTGTACACCCTGATCCGGGACCGCGCCCACGAAAGCGTCGCCTTCCTGTTCAATGAGGATTTGCGCTACCAGCCCGAGGACGACCAGCTCACCATCTACCCGGGCATCATCGGCAGCTACCCGAACTTCATATTCGATGTGCCGGCATCCCAGCTCAAGCTCTTCACTGAGCGCATGGCGGCCCTAACCATCGACCAGCAGGACAAGTTCGACCGCCTGGTGAGCCTGTGGGGGGTTCGTCGCACTCATCCCAGGTTCTGGGAGACCCTGCAGGACATCACCCAATGGCAGCGGGAACACCAGCCACTGCAGGCCGGCATCTTTGACATCAATCGCTACAAGAACCTGTAA
- a CDS encoding ATP-grasp domain-containing protein: MHLVSFNVFRTLGLPNTTVLKPDQFLQHRQLLQQADWVLFPEYWQLNSLVHGLGCRVFPSVASYRIGHDKVEMTRAFQTVAPAHTPWTLIEANGPVERERVWQAMPHPFVAKLPKASMGEGVWLIESRADWQRYCEVTDVLYAQEYLPIDRDARVVVIGDRVLTAYWRTQADQGFYNNVSRGGRIDTSPVPAVMTDLALSLARDLGVDHAGFDIALVDGYPYVLEFNRLFGNKGLAAGHELQDAILGYLRQSSEPSDPREPLDPRPAWPRAV; the protein is encoded by the coding sequence ATGCACCTCGTTTCGTTCAATGTGTTTCGTACCTTGGGCCTGCCCAACACCACCGTGTTGAAACCGGACCAGTTCCTGCAGCATCGGCAACTGCTGCAACAGGCGGACTGGGTGCTGTTCCCGGAGTACTGGCAGCTCAACTCCCTGGTGCATGGGCTCGGGTGCCGGGTGTTTCCGAGCGTGGCCAGTTACCGCATCGGGCACGACAAGGTGGAGATGACCCGGGCATTCCAGACGGTGGCGCCGGCGCACACGCCCTGGACCCTGATCGAAGCCAATGGCCCGGTCGAGCGGGAGCGAGTCTGGCAGGCCATGCCGCACCCATTCGTAGCCAAGCTGCCCAAGGCCAGCATGGGTGAGGGTGTGTGGCTGATCGAATCCCGAGCCGACTGGCAACGCTATTGCGAAGTGACCGATGTGCTCTACGCCCAGGAATACCTGCCCATTGACCGGGACGCCCGGGTGGTGGTGATTGGCGATCGAGTGCTGACCGCCTACTGGCGGACTCAGGCCGACCAGGGATTTTACAATAATGTGTCCCGGGGTGGACGCATCGACACTAGCCCGGTGCCGGCGGTGATGACCGATCTGGCCCTGAGTCTGGCCCGGGACTTGGGAGTGGATCATGCCGGCTTCGATATCGCCCTGGTCGACGGTTACCCCTATGTCCTGGAGTTCAACCGCCTGTTTGGCAATAAGGGGCTGGCGGCCGGCCACGAGTTGCAGGACGCCATCCTCGGCTACCTGCGCCAGTCCAGTGAGCCTTCGGACCCCCGGGAGCCTTTGGACCCGAGACCGGCCTGGCCAAGGGCGGTCTGA